In the Chloroherpetonaceae bacterium genome, one interval contains:
- the aroA gene encoding 3-phosphoshikimate 1-carboxyvinyltransferase codes for MNPHTLRKLTITGTVNSLPPDKSISHRAALIAALAHGTSHIDNFSGGLDNQTTLQALAALGLEVVQTIHNDRRTVRIRANGLWSLKPAANAIECHNSGSTMRMLAGILAAQPFSSVLIGDASLMRRPMKRIADPLSAMGAEVALSPAQTAPIRITGSKHLRPISYTSPIASAQVKSAIIFAALHADGTSEIIEPACSRDHTERMLGLERECLPNGYYRTRVSGIATLPARHFVIPADPSAAAFLIALALLADRSELVLQRVCLNPTRIAYLDLLRAAGACIAVESVQDECGEPVGSIVVTTSKLTTPLCISGKQTVASVIDEIPMLAMLSALATERFELQNAEELRTKESDRIAALVKNLRRMGFECEEYPDGFLVRQRKFVPSAPVHIETFGDHRIAMAFHIASYCAGAELVLSEVASIPVSFPNFFEVLKALITA; via the coding sequence CTGGCACACGGCACATCGCATATTGACAACTTTTCAGGAGGGCTCGATAACCAAACCACCTTGCAAGCACTGGCGGCACTGGGTCTGGAAGTCGTGCAAACCATTCATAACGACCGACGCACTGTCCGCATTCGTGCAAACGGGCTGTGGAGTTTGAAACCAGCGGCAAATGCAATTGAGTGCCATAACTCTGGCTCTACGATGCGAATGCTGGCAGGCATTCTGGCAGCACAGCCTTTCTCAAGCGTGCTAATCGGCGATGCATCGTTGATGAGGCGACCGATGAAGCGCATTGCAGACCCCCTGTCAGCGATGGGAGCTGAAGTTGCACTCTCGCCAGCTCAAACTGCACCCATTCGCATCACAGGCTCTAAGCACCTAAGACCCATTTCCTACACATCACCTATTGCGTCGGCGCAGGTCAAGTCTGCTATCATTTTTGCGGCGCTGCATGCTGACGGCACAAGCGAAATTATTGAGCCAGCTTGCTCACGAGACCATACCGAGCGAATGTTAGGCTTGGAGAGGGAATGCTTGCCGAATGGATACTACCGCACACGCGTCTCTGGCATAGCGACTCTGCCAGCCCGACACTTTGTAATCCCAGCAGACCCATCTGCAGCGGCATTCCTCATCGCACTCGCTCTACTGGCAGATAGGTCAGAACTGGTGCTTCAGCGCGTCTGTCTTAATCCAACACGCATTGCATATTTGGATTTGCTCCGAGCAGCTGGCGCATGCATTGCAGTAGAATCTGTCCAAGATGAATGCGGTGAACCAGTCGGCAGTATAGTGGTAACAACCTCTAAGCTAACTACACCACTCTGTATTTCTGGTAAGCAAACTGTCGCCAGTGTGATTGATGAAATCCCTATGCTGGCAATGCTGTCCGCACTGGCAACCGAGCGCTTTGAGCTGCAAAATGCTGAGGAACTGCGCACGAAAGAATCAGATCGAATTGCCGCATTGGTTAAAAACCTCCGCAGAATGGGCTTTGAATGTGAAGAATACCCCGATGGCTTCTTGGTGCGGCAGCGCAAGTTTGTGCCGAGTGCCCCCGTGCATATTGAAACCTTCGGCGACCATCGCATTGCAATGGCGTTTCACATTGCATCGTACTGTGCAGGTGCAGAGCTGGTGCTAAGCGAAGTAGCCTCTATCCCTGTCTCGTTCCCAAACTTTTTCGAAGTACTGAAAGCACTCATTACGGCTTAG
- a CDS encoding SdiA-regulated domain-containing protein has translation MSRIVFVLWLILAACETPPKVQYVQREVPTTHLKLKAVLPIESAVPNLELSGLALYRDTLYAICDDHGDMIFRLRVGEDKVVAEPFVRFPAPSLRPDFEGLDCDSCGNFYIVSESECRIFFVSHDGAVAKWLMPSFEEAGKAAGLFQKFNAYPEGLALISPNEFFVAAERSPRGLIRLVRDSLRPEEWDVKKIYVCDYTAMQLAPPRVPDFAGLHYEQGRLFALARNHDAIVELSLSQDSVFEAQCWSYREIAARDSLQYSDMRFGLAEGLTMSQTNIYVVYDTNGDHRKLSKDDRRPLLFIFERPPER, from the coding sequence ATGTCCCGCATTGTCTTTGTGCTGTGGCTCATACTTGCGGCTTGCGAGACTCCACCAAAAGTTCAGTATGTGCAGCGAGAAGTACCCACCACCCATTTGAAACTAAAGGCGGTCTTGCCAATAGAATCCGCTGTGCCGAACCTTGAGCTATCAGGACTGGCGCTATACCGTGATACGCTGTATGCCATTTGTGATGACCACGGTGATATGATTTTTCGCTTGAGAGTTGGCGAGGATAAGGTTGTCGCTGAACCATTTGTGCGCTTTCCTGCACCTTCGCTTCGCCCTGATTTTGAGGGATTGGATTGTGACAGTTGCGGCAACTTTTACATCGTCAGTGAATCAGAATGCCGCATCTTCTTTGTAAGCCACGATGGTGCAGTGGCAAAGTGGCTGATGCCCAGCTTTGAAGAAGCGGGGAAGGCAGCAGGGCTATTTCAGAAATTTAACGCATACCCTGAAGGATTGGCATTAATAAGTCCCAATGAATTCTTTGTGGCAGCAGAGCGCTCCCCCCGAGGTTTAATTCGCCTAGTCCGAGATTCACTGCGTCCGGAAGAATGGGATGTCAAGAAAATCTATGTGTGCGACTATACAGCCATGCAGCTTGCGCCGCCACGCGTGCCTGACTTTGCTGGACTGCACTATGAGCAAGGACGACTGTTTGCACTGGCTCGCAACCACGATGCAATTGTAGAGTTATCCCTGTCACAGGATAGCGTCTTTGAAGCACAATGCTGGTCGTATCGAGAAATTGCAGCGCGCGATAGCTTGCAGTATAGCGATATGCGCTTCGGCTTGGCAGAAGGATTGACAATGAGCCAGACGAACATCTATGTCGTCTATGATACCAACGGCGACCACCGCAAGCTCTCCAAAGATGATCGTCGTCCACTGCTGTTCATTTTTGAGCGTCCACCTGAAAGGTAA